One genomic region from Sphingobacterium multivorum encodes:
- a CDS encoding ExbD/TolR family protein: MAELNQDSGKKGKGGKVRSKKNGGKVDLTAMVDLAFLLITFFMLTTSLNKPQAMDVAMPDKNKIKEQQNDELLTADNRSLTILLGSDNKVSWVYGQVARPIEGPTVAGYGADGIRKVLMEKKAYVPRVSGGKDMIVIIRPSDKCTQRNLVDILDEMKIVDVKRYMIGKITPEEVEVLKRDNIYND; encoded by the coding sequence ATGGCAGAATTAAATCAGGATAGTGGTAAAAAAGGCAAAGGCGGGAAAGTAAGATCCAAGAAGAATGGTGGTAAGGTTGACCTTACAGCCATGGTGGATTTGGCTTTCTTGTTGATCACCTTCTTCATGTTGACCACGTCCTTAAATAAACCGCAGGCAATGGATGTGGCTATGCCAGACAAAAATAAAATTAAGGAGCAACAAAACGATGAATTGCTTACAGCAGATAATCGTTCCCTGACAATTTTATTGGGTTCTGACAATAAGGTCTCTTGGGTATATGGTCAAGTAGCTCGTCCGATCGAAGGTCCAACTGTTGCTGGTTACGGTGCAGATGGGATTCGTAAGGTCTTGATGGAAAAAAAGGCTTATGTACCTCGCGTATCAGGCGGTAAAGACATGATTGTAATCATTCGTCCTAGTGATAAATGTACGCAACGTAATCTTGTTGATATTCTTGATGAGATGAAAATTGTAGACGTAAAACGCTATATGATCGGAAAGATTACACCAGAGGAAGTGGAAGTGTTAAAACGTGACAATATCTATAATGATTAG
- a CDS encoding diacylglycerol/lipid kinase family protein — protein MSERKQILFVINPISGGKNKTSFKKQVLDVLDLQKFDPTFQQTARPNHAYEIGLKAIEEGYDAVIAVGGDGTINELGSALVGSGIPLGIIPEGSGNGLALYLGVPMNEAAAIRRINRFESIEVDCGIINNRRFFNIAGLGFDASVSENFANENIRGPLGYMKSVFNVLSKYQPAHYKLTIDGKVYERQAFMISVANSPQYGNNAYIAPQASVNDGILDVCIVHKFPLYILPKMIFHLFNKSADQSSYVEIIPGKNIQIEVDQVSPVHVDGEPIELGDKLDISIMPKALKIIC, from the coding sequence ATGTCAGAACGTAAACAAATATTGTTTGTTATTAATCCTATTTCAGGGGGGAAAAATAAAACTTCTTTTAAAAAGCAAGTGCTCGATGTGCTTGATCTTCAGAAATTTGACCCCACTTTTCAACAGACCGCAAGACCCAACCATGCTTACGAAATTGGTTTGAAAGCCATTGAGGAAGGCTATGATGCTGTCATAGCGGTCGGCGGTGATGGTACGATCAATGAATTGGGCTCTGCTTTGGTTGGATCGGGCATTCCGTTGGGTATTATTCCTGAGGGCTCTGGTAATGGCCTAGCACTTTATTTGGGAGTTCCCATGAATGAGGCTGCCGCTATCCGCCGGATTAATCGTTTTGAATCGATTGAGGTTGATTGTGGTATTATTAATAATAGAAGGTTTTTTAATATAGCTGGTTTGGGCTTTGATGCATCCGTGAGTGAAAATTTTGCCAATGAAAATATTCGTGGACCTCTGGGGTATATGAAGTCAGTTTTTAATGTGCTCAGTAAATACCAGCCGGCGCACTATAAATTGACTATTGATGGAAAGGTATACGAACGACAAGCCTTTATGATCAGTGTGGCAAATTCACCACAGTATGGGAATAATGCCTATATCGCGCCACAAGCCTCCGTTAACGATGGTATTTTGGATGTCTGTATCGTACACAAATTTCCACTTTATATTTTGCCCAAGATGATTTTTCATCTTTTTAATAAATCGGCAGATCAATCCAGCTATGTTGAGATTATTCCAGGGAAGAACATACAGATCGAAGTCGATCAGGTGTCACCGGTCCACGTAGACGGTGAACCCATCGAACTTGGCGATAAACTGGATATTTCCATTATGCCAAAAGCATTAAAGATAATTTGTTAA
- a CDS encoding energy transducer TonB, with the protein MIGSKLDIFKKEWLDVVFQGRNKEYGAYELRKLAPKATNRGLLVVIGFVVLASLLRLFGDKIFPKKAVEAPPAVTEVTLEDLEEIKPPEPPEEEPLPQEPEEKPQQVAMDVPKEDLVRFPEPKVAPANKVVEEVASQEELKDPNKTPARITLKGSPTGTSVARGEFGSKKQDGAITGAAKGDPNGNGDEILPFNAIEVQPTPVGGMQAFMSWIASNYEYPAAATENGVNGVVEVSFVVEKDGSLTDINIKRDLKYGTGDAAVRLLKKAKKWKPGIQNGRPVRVAYTLPIRLNLQN; encoded by the coding sequence ATGATAGGGTCAAAATTAGATATTTTTAAAAAAGAATGGCTTGATGTCGTTTTTCAAGGCCGTAACAAGGAATATGGAGCTTACGAGCTTCGTAAACTTGCGCCTAAAGCGACTAATAGAGGTCTACTCGTCGTTATCGGCTTCGTAGTGCTAGCAAGTCTTCTTCGTCTTTTCGGAGATAAAATTTTTCCGAAAAAGGCAGTTGAAGCACCTCCAGCAGTAACCGAGGTTACTTTGGAAGACCTTGAAGAAATCAAACCACCAGAGCCACCAGAAGAGGAGCCGCTTCCGCAAGAACCGGAAGAAAAACCTCAGCAAGTAGCTATGGATGTGCCAAAAGAGGATTTGGTTCGTTTCCCTGAACCTAAAGTAGCTCCTGCAAACAAAGTTGTGGAAGAAGTTGCTTCTCAGGAAGAGTTGAAGGATCCAAATAAAACGCCAGCACGTATTACTTTGAAAGGTAGCCCGACTGGTACTTCCGTTGCACGTGGTGAGTTTGGCTCGAAGAAACAAGATGGCGCGATCACGGGTGCTGCAAAAGGAGATCCAAATGGTAATGGAGATGAAATTCTTCCATTTAATGCCATCGAGGTTCAACCAACGCCTGTAGGCGGTATGCAAGCATTTATGTCTTGGATTGCTTCAAACTATGAGTATCCGGCTGCAGCAACTGAAAATGGTGTAAATGGTGTCGTTGAAGTATCCTTCGTTGTAGAAAAAGATGGTAGCTTGACAGACATCAATATCAAACGCGATTTGAAATATGGTACTGGAGATGCAGCTGTAAGGTTGCTTAAAAAAGCGAAGAAATGGAAACCTGGTATTCAAAATGGTCGTCCAGTTCGCGTAGCGTACACTTTACCAATTCGATTGAACCTTCAAAATTAG
- a CDS encoding ExbD/TolR family protein translates to MGKAKVKRASTSIDMTAMCDVSFLLLTFFVLTATARQPEALTVDTPASTTKDKLPDSNVGMITIGDQGKVFFGTTDQQVRVKALERMSAKYGVGFSQEDYDRFKLMENFGVPMSKLKALLALDGSKRTEKGVQTGIPIDSTENTSNELYYWVQNTRLAAEEVNKEKEAADKNFVHPGPLKMAIKADANEKYPSVNLVIETLRNQKQNKFSFITGMRAEEK, encoded by the coding sequence ATGGGTAAAGCAAAAGTAAAAAGAGCCAGTACGTCGATCGACATGACAGCGATGTGTGACGTATCGTTCTTACTGCTTACGTTCTTCGTCTTAACGGCGACAGCGCGCCAACCGGAAGCATTGACGGTGGATACCCCAGCATCGACTACGAAAGATAAGTTACCTGATTCAAATGTAGGTATGATCACAATAGGCGATCAAGGTAAAGTTTTCTTCGGTACGACTGATCAACAGGTTCGCGTAAAAGCATTGGAAAGAATGTCAGCAAAGTATGGCGTTGGCTTTTCACAAGAAGATTATGATCGTTTCAAATTGATGGAAAACTTCGGTGTACCAATGTCTAAGTTAAAAGCATTGTTGGCTTTGGATGGAAGTAAGCGTACAGAAAAAGGTGTGCAAACTGGTATCCCAATTGATAGTACAGAAAATACTTCAAATGAGTTGTATTACTGGGTTCAAAATACCCGTCTAGCAGCTGAGGAAGTAAATAAAGAAAAAGAGGCCGCCGATAAAAATTTCGTGCACCCTGGACCTTTAAAAATGGCTATCAAAGCAGATGCGAATGAAAAATATCCTTCGGTTAATTTAGTTATTGAAACATTGCGTAATCAAAAGCAAAACAAATTTAGTTTCATAACAGGCATGCGTGCTGAGGAGAAATAA
- a CDS encoding NADH-quinone oxidoreductase subunit A has product MEQANSMPIDYLPIFIQLLVAVGFGVGTIIITHLIGPKVRTENKLGAFESGIEVVGNARQPFSIKYFLVAILFVIFDVEVIFMYPWAVNFREMGLQGLIEMFIFMGLLLLGFIYVIKKKALNWD; this is encoded by the coding sequence ATGGAGCAAGCCAATAGTATGCCGATAGACTACTTGCCGATATTTATACAGCTTCTAGTTGCTGTAGGATTTGGGGTAGGTACCATAATTATTACACATCTTATCGGGCCAAAGGTCCGTACCGAAAACAAACTTGGGGCTTTTGAGTCGGGGATTGAAGTTGTCGGAAATGCCAGGCAGCCTTTCTCCATCAAGTATTTCTTGGTGGCTATCCTGTTTGTGATTTTTGATGTTGAAGTCATTTTCATGTACCCGTGGGCTGTAAACTTCCGGGAGATGGGATTGCAGGGCTTGATTGAGATGTTTATTTTCATGGGATTGCTCTTGTTGGGCTTTATCTATGTGATCAAGAAGAAAGCATTGAATTGGGACTAA
- a CDS encoding Dabb family protein: MKRRNFLLAPMVLVTAPTWANNVQSDEDIQPTTIVHVVNFWLKEDLSEKEKKNFVGFFEELRKIDVIKTLNYGIPAHTNPRPVVDNSFDYTLIVTFKNLQDITRYETHPIHLKAIEKYQHHWTKVMVKDTSIIK, from the coding sequence ATGAAAAGACGCAATTTTCTTCTGGCACCAATGGTGCTCGTAACTGCCCCAACATGGGCAAATAATGTTCAATCGGATGAGGATATCCAACCAACCACCATTGTCCACGTTGTGAATTTTTGGCTAAAAGAAGATCTCAGTGAAAAAGAAAAAAAGAATTTTGTTGGATTTTTTGAGGAACTGCGTAAAATCGACGTCATCAAAACACTTAACTATGGAATTCCAGCCCATACAAACCCGCGACCTGTCGTAGACAACAGCTTTGACTATACGTTGATCGTCACTTTCAAAAACCTTCAAGATATTACCCGCTACGAGACACATCCGATTCATTTAAAAGCGATCGAAAAATATCAGCATCACTGGACAAAAGTCATGGTGAAAGATACTTCCATCATTAAATAA
- a CDS encoding translation initiation factor — MSKNKKQSYEGVVYSTDDSFSYQLADFFQEADTLPVNQQNLKVQLDRKMRKGKVVTLVTGFVGKEEDLESLGKLLKTKCGVGGTVKDGEVIIQGEFKQKIYDLLLKEGYRVKLVGG, encoded by the coding sequence ATGAGTAAAAATAAAAAACAGTCCTACGAGGGCGTTGTATATTCGACAGATGACAGCTTCAGTTATCAGCTGGCTGATTTTTTTCAGGAAGCAGATACTTTACCTGTAAATCAGCAAAATTTAAAAGTGCAGCTTGACCGGAAAATGCGAAAAGGGAAAGTTGTTACGTTAGTAACGGGATTTGTTGGGAAAGAGGAAGACTTGGAAAGTTTAGGTAAATTGTTGAAAACGAAGTGCGGAGTTGGCGGAACCGTGAAGGACGGCGAGGTCATCATTCAAGGCGAGTTTAAACAAAAGATCTATGATTTGTTACTTAAAGAGGGGTATCGCGTGAAATTAGTTGGTGGTTAA
- a CDS encoding tetratricopeptide repeat protein: protein MTNSKLLFSLLLAGSVGTVSAQSLKDARAAIEAENYGKAKTILQQLVSKQPKNGDNYFYLGQIYLVNDRADSAAAIFNQGLAADPKATINNVGLGYVDLMKKDKASAESKFALATAKLGKKDYEPLLEIGRAYINAPEPDYAKALEYLTQAKEKNKKDVAVPIALGDAYRGLKEGSLAYTSYGEATDIDPNSVQAKVGQAVIVRGAQAFDEAITQLEAIAAETPAYAPTYRELAETYNQWSRLPGTSDEKYVELNKKGVEQYKKYLEVAGDNSLEAKIRYADFLVYARQYDDLKVVSEELAKNPSVDPKIYRYLGYIAFQKAKDYPKALDYLNQMFSKMEKDRVIPLDYMYLGMSEIAANSPKHAAGGADSTAAAAPVLTAENTANIQKGIADIKKAIDLDKELLGETAELAFAKYQEQELQTAASLFELVASYKDNKTYLYDANYYAGEAYYQIGAKEDAGSKNEEQVVVNQELRDKAIADLQKSQTFLSVIETTDNKEAQDKYLINALYYKAFAALTADNLEQPKGDFVASFQKLIETINQRGAQEKNKNYLIDANTYIGLYYYVKQDLPKAKESFQKVLAIDPTNEAVKGYLQGIK from the coding sequence ATGACAAACAGCAAATTATTATTTAGTCTTTTATTGGCCGGATCTGTGGGCACAGTAAGTGCACAAAGTTTGAAAGATGCTAGAGCAGCCATCGAGGCTGAGAATTATGGTAAAGCGAAAACTATCCTTCAACAGTTAGTGAGTAAGCAACCTAAGAATGGAGATAATTATTTCTATTTGGGTCAAATTTATTTGGTAAACGACAGAGCGGATTCTGCCGCTGCGATTTTCAACCAAGGTTTGGCTGCTGATCCAAAGGCTACGATCAATAATGTAGGTTTGGGTTATGTTGACTTAATGAAAAAGGATAAAGCAAGCGCTGAATCTAAATTCGCTTTGGCGACAGCAAAATTAGGTAAAAAAGATTACGAGCCATTATTGGAAATCGGTCGTGCTTATATTAATGCTCCTGAGCCTGATTATGCAAAAGCGTTGGAATACCTGACACAGGCGAAAGAGAAAAACAAAAAAGACGTAGCCGTTCCTATCGCATTAGGTGATGCGTATCGTGGTTTAAAAGAAGGTTCATTGGCTTATACAAGCTATGGTGAAGCAACTGATATCGACCCAAATTCAGTACAAGCGAAAGTTGGACAGGCGGTGATCGTACGCGGTGCGCAAGCTTTTGATGAGGCTATCACGCAACTGGAAGCTATCGCAGCAGAAACTCCGGCTTACGCACCTACTTACCGTGAGTTGGCTGAAACATACAACCAATGGTCTAGACTACCGGGCACTTCTGACGAGAAATATGTCGAGTTAAATAAAAAAGGTGTTGAGCAATACAAAAAATATCTAGAAGTTGCAGGCGATAATTCACTGGAAGCTAAAATCCGTTACGCCGATTTCTTGGTATATGCACGTCAATACGACGATTTGAAAGTGGTTTCTGAGGAATTAGCTAAAAATCCTTCTGTAGATCCAAAGATCTACCGTTATTTGGGTTATATCGCCTTCCAAAAAGCGAAAGATTATCCAAAAGCGTTGGATTACTTAAACCAGATGTTCAGCAAAATGGAAAAGGACCGTGTAATTCCATTGGATTATATGTACCTAGGAATGTCTGAAATTGCGGCTAACAGTCCAAAACATGCCGCTGGCGGGGCGGATAGCACAGCAGCCGCGGCTCCGGTATTGACGGCAGAAAATACAGCAAATATTCAAAAAGGTATCGCTGATATTAAGAAAGCAATTGATTTGGACAAAGAGCTCTTGGGTGAAACAGCCGAGTTGGCTTTTGCTAAATATCAGGAGCAAGAATTGCAGACAGCGGCCTCTCTATTCGAGCTAGTTGCTTCTTACAAAGACAATAAAACATATTTGTATGATGCAAATTACTATGCTGGAGAAGCTTACTATCAAATTGGTGCTAAAGAAGATGCCGGTAGTAAAAACGAAGAGCAAGTTGTCGTTAATCAAGAATTGAGAGACAAAGCAATTGCCGATTTGCAAAAATCACAGACTTTCTTATCCGTTATTGAAACGACAGACAATAAAGAAGCACAGGATAAATATCTGATCAATGCGCTTTATTACAAGGCTTTTGCAGCTTTAACTGCGGACAATCTGGAGCAGCCTAAAGGTGATTTCGTAGCATCCTTCCAAAAATTGATTGAAACAATCAATCAACGTGGTGCGCAAGAGAAAAATAAAAATTATTTAATCGATGCGAATACCTATATCGGTCTTTACTATTATGTGAAGCAAGATCTTCCTAAAGCGAAGGAGAGCTTCCAGAAAGTATTGGCAATAGATCCAACGAATGAAGCTGTTAAAGGCTATTTACAAGGGATCAAATAG
- a CDS encoding MotA/TolQ/ExbB proton channel family protein gives MANAPKTAAKQESNNGGSFFAQAAIIICFIVGFCVWKFVMGNPTNFVDNNPENAPNPGNYLGMVYHAGAIVPVLLGLFLMVWVFSVERLIVINKASGTGNVGNFVRKIQTLINGGNIDTAIAECDKQKGSVANVVKAGLLKYKAVSVDPNVDTEKATIAIQKEIEETTALEMPMLEKNLNVIATLVSIGTLCGLLGTVTGMIKAFSALATGGAPDSAKLANGISEALINTATGIATSTFAIVLYNIFTAKIDKLTYSIDEAGFSIVQTYAANHK, from the coding sequence ATGGCAAACGCACCTAAAACTGCTGCAAAACAAGAGAGCAACAACGGAGGATCTTTCTTTGCTCAAGCTGCAATCATCATCTGTTTCATCGTGGGTTTCTGTGTATGGAAATTTGTGATGGGTAATCCAACTAACTTCGTTGACAACAATCCTGAAAATGCTCCAAATCCAGGTAACTACTTAGGAATGGTTTACCATGCTGGGGCTATCGTACCTGTTTTGCTTGGTTTATTCTTAATGGTATGGGTTTTCTCAGTAGAACGTTTAATCGTTATTAACAAAGCATCTGGTACAGGAAATGTTGGAAACTTTGTGAGAAAAATCCAAACTTTGATTAATGGTGGAAACATCGACACAGCAATCGCTGAGTGTGACAAACAAAAAGGTTCAGTAGCAAACGTAGTTAAAGCTGGTTTATTGAAATACAAAGCAGTATCAGTAGATCCTAACGTTGACACTGAAAAAGCTACTATCGCAATTCAAAAAGAAATCGAAGAAACTACAGCATTAGAAATGCCAATGTTAGAGAAAAACTTGAACGTTATCGCTACATTAGTTTCTATCGGTACATTATGTGGTCTATTAGGTACAGTAACAGGTATGATCAAAGCGTTCTCGGCATTGGCTACAGGTGGTGCTCCAGATTCAGCTAAATTGGCAAACGGTATCTCTGAGGCCTTGATCAATACAGCAACTGGTATCGCGACTTCAACATTCGCTATTGTATTGTATAACATCTTTACTGCAAAAATCGATAAATTAACTTACTCTATCGACGAAGCTGGTTTCTCAATCGTACAAACATACGCTGCAAACCACAAATAA
- a CDS encoding PstS family phosphate ABC transporter substrate-binding protein: MRKYKMVLVVLGICMGVFVSCKNKTKSAKEGEDILTGKLPVIVDQTVLPIIQESADVFESSYPNSSLELMARPEIRAVNALLSDSAYVVVLTRKLSNEEDSYFKKRGIQPKIFQMASDAVVLINNRNSADTIMPQNDVKSLLEGNLAGQRLIFDNANSSTLRYLKDYFKLNKIDPKAVSAMKDSEDVMKYVSEQANTVGVIGYNWYLKAIEKNSNLLDKIRTLSIGSVGKEGEKVSFYKPSQSTIADGLYPFVRPVYIMNYQPNMGLGLGFSAFLTGDRGQRIVLKAGLVPATMPGREIIIRDESYIK; this comes from the coding sequence ATGAGAAAATATAAAATGGTTCTTGTGGTGCTGGGCATCTGTATGGGCGTATTTGTCTCTTGCAAAAATAAAACGAAGAGTGCAAAGGAAGGTGAGGACATTCTTACAGGGAAGCTTCCGGTGATTGTTGATCAGACCGTATTGCCCATTATTCAGGAGTCAGCGGATGTTTTTGAAAGTTCTTATCCAAATTCAAGTTTGGAATTGATGGCGAGACCGGAAATTAGAGCTGTAAATGCATTGCTGTCTGATTCGGCTTATGTGGTTGTATTGACTAGGAAATTGAGCAATGAGGAAGATAGCTATTTTAAGAAGCGCGGTATTCAGCCAAAGATATTTCAAATGGCTTCGGATGCTGTTGTACTGATTAATAATCGTAACAGCGCTGATACTATAATGCCACAAAACGACGTTAAGTCTTTGTTGGAAGGTAACTTAGCTGGACAACGGTTGATCTTTGATAATGCCAATTCGAGTACTCTACGCTATTTGAAAGACTATTTCAAATTGAACAAAATTGATCCGAAGGCTGTTTCTGCAATGAAGGATAGTGAAGATGTCATGAAATATGTCAGCGAGCAAGCGAATACAGTGGGCGTCATTGGCTACAATTGGTATTTAAAGGCTATCGAAAAAAATTCGAATTTATTGGATAAAATTCGTACATTGAGCATCGGAAGTGTGGGTAAGGAGGGCGAAAAGGTCAGTTTTTATAAACCATCTCAATCGACTATTGCTGATGGCTTATATCCTTTTGTCAGACCTGTCTACATTATGAACTATCAGCCGAATATGGGCCTAGGTTTGGGCTTCAGTGCTTTTTTGACAGGTGATCGTGGACAACGCATCGTATTAAAGGCGGGATTGGTTCCTGCCACCATGCCTGGACGGGAGATCATTATTAGAGATGAAAGTTATATTAAATAG
- the metK gene encoding methionine adenosyltransferase has translation MAYLFTSESVSEGHPDKIADQISDALIDNFLAWDEDSRVAIETLVTTGQVVLAGEVKSNIYLDVQKIARSVIQKIGYTKSEYMFEANSCGVLSAIHEQSADINQGVDRKTRQEQGAGDQGIMFGYANNETENFMPLALDLSHRLLYELAELRRENNEIKYLRPDAKSQVTLEYSDDHKPKRIDAIVISTQHDDFDTEQAMLDKITHDIKTILIPRVKAQLKPELQLLFNDEIKFHINPTGKFVIGGPHGDTGLTGRKIIVDTYGGRGAHGGGAFSGKDPSKVDRSAAYATRHIAKNLVAAGVADEILVQISYAIGVKDPMGIYVNTYGTSKVNLTDGQIAEKIAHLFDMTPYGIETRLGLRNPIYSETAAYGHMGRTPRKVTKEFESSTGEKKQVEVELFTWEKLDYIDKVKEEFGL, from the coding sequence ATGGCTTATTTATTTACGTCAGAATCTGTTTCTGAAGGGCATCCAGACAAAATTGCGGATCAAATTTCAGATGCATTAATAGACAATTTTTTAGCTTGGGACGAAGATTCGCGCGTCGCTATTGAAACGCTGGTAACAACTGGGCAGGTTGTCCTTGCTGGGGAAGTTAAATCAAACATATACCTCGATGTTCAAAAAATAGCCCGTTCGGTAATCCAAAAGATTGGCTATACCAAATCTGAGTATATGTTCGAGGCGAACTCATGTGGTGTCCTTTCGGCGATTCACGAGCAATCTGCTGATATTAATCAAGGAGTAGACCGCAAGACAAGACAGGAGCAGGGTGCGGGTGACCAAGGTATCATGTTCGGTTATGCCAATAACGAAACCGAAAATTTTATGCCTTTGGCATTGGACCTTTCGCATCGCTTACTTTATGAATTGGCCGAGCTGCGTCGCGAAAATAACGAAATTAAATATTTGCGCCCCGATGCAAAATCTCAAGTTACCCTGGAGTATAGCGACGATCACAAACCAAAAAGAATTGACGCCATCGTCATCTCTACGCAACATGACGACTTTGACACCGAACAAGCCATGTTGGATAAAATCACACATGACATCAAAACAATCTTAATTCCACGTGTTAAAGCACAATTGAAACCCGAACTTCAGTTGTTATTTAACGATGAAATTAAGTTTCACATCAATCCAACCGGAAAGTTTGTTATCGGCGGACCTCATGGAGACACCGGTCTTACCGGTCGTAAGATCATTGTCGATACCTACGGCGGCCGAGGTGCACATGGTGGTGGTGCTTTCTCAGGAAAAGATCCATCAAAGGTAGACCGTTCTGCAGCTTATGCAACCCGTCATATCGCCAAAAACTTAGTGGCAGCGGGTGTTGCAGATGAAATTCTCGTACAGATTTCCTATGCAATTGGCGTAAAAGATCCAATGGGAATCTATGTAAATACCTACGGCACGAGCAAAGTCAACCTGACTGATGGCCAGATTGCGGAAAAAATAGCCCACTTATTTGACATGACGCCATATGGAATTGAAACCCGTTTGGGGCTGAGAAATCCAATTTATTCAGAAACTGCAGCCTATGGACACATGGGAAGAACACCAAGAAAAGTAACCAAGGAGTTCGAAAGCTCGACAGGCGAGAAAAAGCAAGTCGAAGTTGAACTGTTCACTTGGGAAAAACTGGATTATATCGACAAAGTAAAAGAAGAGTTTGGTTTATAA
- a CDS encoding NADH-quinone oxidoreductase subunit B translates to MSDIKLAEAPPGVEGAGFFATSLDKAIGLARANSLWPLPFATSCCGIEFMATMGSTYDLARFGAERPSFSPRQADMLLVMGTIAKKMAPVLRQVYVQMAEPRWVIAVGACASSGGIFDTYSVLQGIDEIIPVDVYVPGCPPRPEAILDGVLRLQDIVKNESLNRRNTPEYKALLEKYGIHTNK, encoded by the coding sequence ATGAGTGATATAAAATTGGCAGAAGCTCCTCCGGGAGTAGAAGGCGCAGGTTTTTTTGCGACGAGTTTGGATAAAGCTATCGGTTTGGCCCGGGCTAATTCGCTTTGGCCTTTGCCTTTTGCGACATCCTGTTGTGGTATCGAATTTATGGCAACAATGGGCTCTACTTACGATTTGGCCAGATTCGGCGCTGAACGCCCTAGTTTCTCACCCCGCCAGGCAGATATGCTTTTGGTGATGGGAACGATCGCTAAAAAGATGGCGCCAGTACTAAGGCAAGTCTACGTACAGATGGCAGAACCACGCTGGGTAATCGCTGTAGGGGCCTGTGCATCGAGTGGTGGTATTTTTGATACGTATTCTGTCTTACAGGGTATCGATGAAATCATACCGGTTGATGTGTACGTGCCCGGTTGTCCTCCCCGTCCAGAAGCAATTTTAGATGGTGTATTGCGTCTGCAGGATATTGTAAAGAATGAATCATTGAACCGGAGAAATACGCCCGAATACAAAGCGCTGCTTGAAAAGTACGGAATACATACAAATAAATAG